The DNA region CGACGCGGTCGGAGTGTCAAACCGGAGAAGGGCAACACCAACAGGAAGATTGTCTTGGTTCTCCCGCAAGGTGGACACCCGAATGCGCTCTTGGGCGTCACCCGAGCCAGTGAGTCCGGATCGGCGATGCTCAGCGCCGCTATCCATAGCCCAACGACGTAGCGCCCGGCGATCGCCGGCGCGATGACCGCTAAGAGCGCGCATACCTGGCTGCGCTTGCAAACGAGCAGTGACGCTCGTCGCAGGGGGCCTTGTCGGCCTGAGGCGTCTGTCGGCTATCCCTGCATCGATCTGATCGGGGTGAGTTCACGGTCGATCATCTTCGAGTCGTGCCGGGCATTAAAATTATATATCTATTTCAAATACGTAGGTGTTCGCAGTTTTGTCCTGAGTGGCGCGCCAATGATTTCGATAGCTTAGCCCGTGTGCCGCCAATTCAACCCAGAGGCGGGTAAGCAGGGGGTAAGCACGCCGCAGAGTTTGACCCCGCGTGCTGCTCACTTGTGAGCCATTGCGGTCGTTAGTCAGTCGCGGGAACTGAATGATGCTCATGGGCGATGGTCCATCGGCCATCGAGTTTTCGGAGACCGATCGTCAGACGAAATATCAACGGTTCCTGGCCCCCATGCGGCCCGGGCTGGGCGCAATTGAGGGTCGCGAACGCGAAAGCGACATCCTTGCCGGCGGCAACGTTCAGATCAATGAAGTCAAAAGGGATCGGCAGGTCTGACCACGCGTAAAAGAGGTCCCACGTTTTCCTGTAGGCCTCGATACCTTTTGATTGAAACGGCGGAGGGACATCGAACATCACAACATCGTGCGAGTGGTTCAAAAGAATTCCGGCATAGTCTCTGCGACGTACCGCGGCGGCCCAAGATTCTATGAGGTCGCGAACGAGCGCTTCATCTGTCGCATCGGTTGTCACGTCACTCATAGCAGTCCTCCGTGCGGGCAGTCAGGCCCCCGAAATACATCATGGACGGTCTGCGTTCCATGCCCTTCATCCTCGATCGCCGTCGGAACCAGCCGGCGGTGCAATTCGCCGCCGGCCTGGTGTGCAAAGTTCGCGGGACCGTCGATGACGAGGCGCTCCTTCCCCGTGAAGCGCACGCGCGCGCCCTTGCTGGAGGGATGCAAGCCATCGCCCGCGAGCAGCCTGCCAGCCTTGACCAGCGCCTCGTTGAAATTGCCCATGTCGGTCAGCAATTGCTGGCTCGGCATCTCGCCAGCCTCGGACGACCTGGTGGCTCTGACAATGACCATGACTTTCATGACGAACTCCCAAGTGCCGCTCGGTTGCCCAGCGACGCTAACGGCGGGCTTCGACGTATTTGGCGAAATTACTCAGGATGGCTTGCCATCCTTGGCGCTGCTGTTCGACCGGGTTTTCTGTTTCAGCGTCGAACGTGACGCGCACCGTTACGCCGTTGGCGCCAGCCACGAACGCGACAGCGCCAGCGCGATCTCCAAAAGTGTACTCAATCAATTCATGCGGCACGATCTTGGTGTAGGTTCCGGCGAAGTCGAAGCCGAAGCTGCAGTCCTTTGCTTCCATGCGCGATGTGAACGCGCCCCCGACGCGCAGATCCACGGTGGATTTGGTTGTGTGCCAATCATCGGACGCGGTATTCCACTGCTTGATGTCGTCCGGCGTCGTGTAAGCGCTCCAGACCTTGGCGACGGGCGCATTGACGAGGGTCTCAACGACGAGCTTCATGGTATGACTCCTTGGATATTGGCTGGGTAGGCGCCGTCTTTCAGGCTCACGCAGAGCCCGCCGCTTTCGCGCCGCGCAAGTCCGCCGGTGGCGATGTGTTTTGCCTTTGGCGGTCCAGCTGCGGTCATCTGGCTCATCTGCTGGTAGCGGCGGGGTCGGGCGCGTTGCCAGTGGCGGCGGGTGTGTAAAGCGAGAGGTACTGCATGGCTTTCTCCTTTGCTTGCCATGTCCCTAGGACGAAGCGGGATTGGCGCTTCCGACAGCCCTGCTAAATTTTTTCCTGGGCGGTTTCGATAGACAACTGATCAAGCTCGTCGCGGATGTCGCAGGACAAGGCCGAACCGACGCGAATGACCCAAAGCGGAGCTTGGCGATTGTCGATGCGGGGCTTTATTTGCGCTCTACTCTATGCGCTTCGCGCCTCGGCCATCAGCCAATCGCGAAACGCCTTCACGCTGGGCCGCTGCAGGGCCCGTTGGGGATAGACCACGTAATAGGCGAAGCCGGCAGGCAGGCTGTGTTCGAACGGCCGCACCAGCCGACCTGCGGCAAGGTCGTCGGCGACCAAGGCGCTTCGGCCGAGCACGACGCCCTCGCCCCGGACTGCAGCTTGGATCGCGTGATCGGACGACAGAAACGTCGGACCGCGATGCGGGTCGACATTATCGATCCCGGCGCTGTGCAGCCATATGGCCCAATCGACAGTGAAAACGTCATGCAGGAGCGTGTGGCGAGCGAGGTCGCCGGGCGTGCGCAGCGGATACCGACCTTTGAGCAGCTTCGGGCTGCAGACCGGAAAATGATCTTCCTTCATCAGCAATTCGGCTGACAGACCCGGATATTGGCCGCCGCCACAGCGAATGGCGATGTCTATCCCGTCGCTGACGAAATCCGCCAGCCGCTCCGACGTTGCCACCCGCACGTCCATATCGCCATGGTTCCGCCGGAACCGAAACAGCCTGGGCATGAGCCATCTGGCGGCGAACGAGTCGATCGTGCTGACGCTGACTATTCCGGAGGTTTGTCCGGTCGCTGCCGACGTCGCCGCCGCGAGGCGTTCCAGGACGTCGCGAATCTCGGCCGCAAAGGACACGCCGATTGGCGTCAGCCGCACCGAACGGGTCGCCCGTATCATCAGTTGCACACCGAGATGATCCTCGAGATTGCGGACGGCGCGGCTCACGGCACCGTGGGTCACGCGCAACTCGTCGGCCGCTCTGGAAAAGCTCAGGTGGCGGGCCGCAGCCTCGAAGCTCGGCAAAGCATTTAGGGGCGGGAGACGGCGCGGCATGGATAGCGATCAATCTGTGAGCGATACTCACAAATAGCTTCCCATTTCTCGTTTGTCATCAGTGCCGAATAGGCTCATTCAGCATGTCACGTGTAGAACGCGCACGCGAGGTCCGGAAGCGATGAGTCAAGTGGCTTCCGGGCAAAAATCCGCTGAACAAAACCACCAGCGCATAACTCTGCTCGCGACGAGCATCAGCTATGTCCTCGTGATTTTGGATACGTCCATCGTCAATGTCGCACTCGAGAACATGTCAAGGAATCTCGGAACGGACGTCACCGGCCTCCAATGGGTCGTGACAGCCTACGTCGTCGTGTTCGCGAGCCTGGTTCTGTCAGGCGGAGCGCTGGGCGATATTTTCGGAGCACGCAAGATCTACGTGATCGGGCTTGCGCTCTTCACGATGGCATCGCTGATCAGTGGCTGCGCGCCATCATTGTCGGTACTGATCGCCGGCCGGATCCTGCAAGGTGTCGGCGCGTCGCTGCTGGTGCCTAGCGCGCTGTCGCTGATCAGGCATGCATACCCAGACGACACCACGCGTGCGAAAGCAATTGCATCCTGGGCCAGTGCCGGAGGTGTGGCGCAGGTTCTTGGACCGCTCATTGGAGGGCTGCTACTTGCGGTGTTCGATTGGCGCAGCATTTTCTTCGTGAATGTGCCGATCTGCCTCGGCGGCATATGGCTGACACTCAATATTGGTCGTCAAACTGGCGATCGCGGAAGCAGGCAGCTTGATCTGCCAGGACAGCTGAGCGCGGCGTTCGCAATGATCCTGCTCATTGCCACACTGATCGAAGGGCGCGAATTTGGCTGGAGCAATAGCTGGATTCTGGCGGCGATCGCGCTGACGGTGCTGTCGGCACTG from Rhizobiales bacterium GAS188 includes:
- a CDS encoding LysR family transcriptional regulator, glycine cleavage system transcriptional activator, producing the protein MPRRLPPLNALPSFEAAARHLSFSRAADELRVTHGAVSRAVRNLEDHLGVQLMIRATRSVRLTPIGVSFAAEIRDVLERLAAATSAATGQTSGIVSVSTIDSFAARWLMPRLFRFRRNHGDMDVRVATSERLADFVSDGIDIAIRCGGGQYPGLSAELLMKEDHFPVCSPKLLKGRYPLRTPGDLARHTLLHDVFTVDWAIWLHSAGIDNVDPHRGPTFLSSDHAIQAAVRGEGVVLGRSALVADDLAAGRLVRPFEHSLPAGFAYYVVYPQRALQRPSVKAFRDWLMAEARSA
- a CDS encoding Uncharacterized conserved protein YndB, AHSA1/START domain, producing MKLVVETLVNAPVAKVWSAYTTPDDIKQWNTASDDWHTTKSTVDLRVGGAFTSRMEAKDCSFGFDFAGTYTKIVPHELIEYTFGDRAGAVAFVAGANGVTVRVTFDAETENPVEQQRQGWQAILSNFAKYVEARR
- a CDS encoding YCII-related domain-containing protein → MKVMVIVRATRSSEAGEMPSQQLLTDMGNFNEALVKAGRLLAGDGLHPSSKGARVRFTGKERLVIDGPANFAHQAGGELHRRLVPTAIEDEGHGTQTVHDVFRGPDCPHGGLL
- a CDS encoding MFS transporter, DHA2 family, methylenomycin A resistance protein, giving the protein MSQVASGQKSAEQNHQRITLLATSISYVLVILDTSIVNVALENMSRNLGTDVTGLQWVVTAYVVVFASLVLSGGALGDIFGARKIYVIGLALFTMASLISGCAPSLSVLIAGRILQGVGASLLVPSALSLIRHAYPDDTTRAKAIASWASAGGVAQVLGPLIGGLLLAVFDWRSIFFVNVPICLGGIWLTLNIGRQTGDRGSRQLDLPGQLSAAFAMILLIATLIEGREFGWSNSWILAAIALTVLSALSFVTIERKSKSPMLPLFLFSNLFFSWVSFAVLLGSAVFFGMLFVLNLYFLQGAGYTPLQTGVAMLPLALLAMTGNLTSARLAHMINPMSLMLAGAAFRLTGFAGIALASTGFSYPLIALPLLLIGLGSGLSNPMAISVMLSTVDKKYSGIASGISTATGQVGASIGVAIFGAFLADPHRIADGTRIAATISTAATALIILIVWHLWRQR
- a CDS encoding Ketosteroid isomerase homolog, yielding MSDVTTDATDEALVRDLIESWAAAVRRRDYAGILLNHSHDVVMFDVPPPFQSKGIEAYRKTWDLFYAWSDLPIPFDFIDLNVAAGKDVAFAFATLNCAQPGPHGGQEPLIFRLTIGLRKLDGRWTIAHEHHSVPATD